Within Sorghum bicolor cultivar BTx623 chromosome 2, Sorghum_bicolor_NCBIv3, whole genome shotgun sequence, the genomic segment CGCAGCGTGGACGCAGCCGGCGGCGGGGCCGCGGCGAGGAGGCCGTTCACGCGGCGGTGGCTCCGGTCAGCGGCGCGGCGGACGCGGTCGGACCCCGTGAAGTCGCCGCGGGCGTCGACGTGTGTCAGCTCAAGGCGGATGCCACGGCTTGGCTGGCCGTGGCCTGGGACGGCAAAAGACGGCAGCAAGAGGAGCAGGCAGAGGAGAAGCGATCGCTTGGCGGCCATTAGAGACGGTACCAAGGGTTCCGTCATACTACCTTgttacttacttgtttcaggacGTCGTTTTTAGTAATTCTTGATGAACTTGGTCTGGATGCCAGAGATCTTTAAAGTATTTGAAATTTTGAATGATTGAATGGGTGGTGGCTGGCAAGTGCGTTGCACGTCTGCGCAACGTTGCCAGAAGTTTATAAATCTTGTTCGTCTCCATTTCGCCCATTGGATTCTTCAATGGAAGTGACAAGTGATCATGCCACTTGGTGAACTTGAGTCATGTGCTCCAGGCGCGGCGGCgccagcgacgacgacgacgagagctCCCGGACAGTGATGAGTCGCCGGCCTCGCCGGTGTTTTGAGTGCTCTGGTACTTGCGACCTGAATAGCGTGGATCTGTCGGGCGTCCTTACCGAGCCCAACTGATTGGCCCAGCTTGAGAAACCAAAAACCTTCGTGAGCCCAATTAACAATGATTCACATTCCACGGCCCACCTGTTTTGGTCCATCACGGTTGGTTGGAGTTGGAGTGTCGCTCTGCATCCTGCAACTGCAACTGCAACTGCAAGGCAAGTGGGCAGCCGTATTTTTCCTCTCCCTGCAAAGAGAAATCAATCAGTGTATCGTCGTCTCCGGCCGTGGGAACAGGAGTCACAGGACACGGGAGCCAAGTAGCCAACGGCGGCCGCCTTCCTCTGGGCGTCCGGCCGGAGACGCTCCGCCGCTGCATCCATCGACGAAAGCGTGTGAGTTCATGCATCTCTTCCATCGATCGCTCCCTTTCAATCTTGGAACCACGTACGTAAGTGCTGTTTCTGATTTTCTCTGTAGATCCGCGTGCTACGTTATCTTGCTTGTCTTTGTCTATCTGGTTGATGCTAAACTGTTTCAATTTAGATCcatactgttttttttttttaagatagaTCCATACTGATTAACTGTGTCTGCGAGAATGCCAAGTTAACCAAATACTTTAGTGCAAGAATTCTATTCCGTcctttccaaattataagtcgattCAACTTTTTTGTACATAGATTTGACTTAGACTTAGCAAAATTGATGTACCAAAAAATTTAaattaacttataatttggaagtgGAGGGAGTAATTAGCAAATCTCTGattacctaggccttgtttagttcgcgaaataaaaagttttcgactactatagcactttcgtttgtttgtagtaaatattatccaattatggtgatttacagacaaactgtgtaaatagtttttgttttcgtctatatttaatgtttcatgcatgtgccgcaagatttgatgtgacgggaaatcttgaaaactttttggtttttggggtgaactaaacaaggccctagctgtAGAACCCATAATTAACCACCAACAATTTGTGCCTAATCATTAGGTTTTGGGGTACTTTTTTCTTGCTTTTCTTTTGGAAGTTGGAAATAAAGGCTGACCGAATCTTATGCATCATACGTATCTGTGAATCTTATGCatcatacatctttgtgagttcATTGAATTGTTACGGAAGTTGTTCTACAATGCACTTAATAATTAATCATTCGTTCATATATGTACTGCTTTGTGTAAATAGCAAAATGTGGACTGGAGACTAATCAGCTGTATTTCAAAGTAATGAATTTAGATTGGTTTGGTGCCCTGTTATATATGTTCAGTCCCTCCAACATTTTTTTTATACCTGCCActtgttttttttcaaaatcTAATAATTAGGTTATGCATGAGGAGTGAGTTATTCCACTATAAATTCATAGGATGATGTCATTATGCACCACCTCATATAACAACACAGCCTAAATCTCTCTTATGTATCGTAGGCACATGTCTAGCATGGTGCAACCAGACTTTCCCAGGCTCATACCATTTGGTGCCCGAAGAGACTATGTCACATCACATGGGCCAGAAATGTTGAGAATTATTTAGCGCAGAATAATCTCAGAGACACAATTGTCTCAGGCTCCAACTGCAGTAAACAGGAGAAGGCACTGGCTCTGTTTTATATCCGCCGCCATCTGAACGAAGATTTCAAAAACGAGTATATGCTCGAACGGGATCCACTTGTTGTATGGCAATCTTTGAAGGATCACTTTGATAGGATGAAGGCGGTAGAGCTACCAGGAGCGAAGTTGGACTGGGACCGCCTGCATTTCAGCAATTTTGACTCTGTGACTGCATATGATTCGGCTCTACGACGCATAGTCTCTCAACTGAAGCTGTGTGACAAAGAAATCACAGATGAAGAAATGATCGAGAAGACTTTGTCGACCTTCCCGCCAAGTCAGCGTATCCGCCACCTGGTGCATAGGATGGCAAACTATGGCAAATACTCGGAGCTGATTTTCGCGTTATTGCAGGAGGAGAGAGCCAGTCAGGACGTCATGACAAACCAAAATGTCGAACCAGCCCAGAGGGTGTCTTTCAAAAGGAAGAGAAGACGGGGTCAGAGTGGAAGGTTGAATTGAGTGGCATAGCGTCTCTTAGCACGGGACCTATGACAGCAACTAGGTTGCAGATTAGGGAGGTTAAGAATTATATTATATCGTTTGGTCATCTGTCCTTGTCGGACCTATGTATTCTTCAGTAGTCATCGATTTCATGTTTGCTTGTTGAACCCCCATTGCATGTATCGAATGTCTCACTCATGTAAGTGTTAAGCTACATCTGGAATGCTCGGTTGACAGTTCTGAACAAATCTCATTTTTCAATAGTTGAATGCCAGATCAATGTAGGCTACTTCAGTCATCGATTCCATCTTTGCTTGTCAAAACCCATATATCGATTGTCTCGTTCATGTATTTTTCAAGGCACATTTGGACTATTCGGTAAAGCATTCCGAACAAATTGCAGTTTCCAAAAATGGAATTAGAGTGTTTGGTTAACAATCCACTGTATAAAAAAACCATGAATCCTGTGCTGCACATACTTATATTAGTAACTGTATATATGTACAAGTATCGTCTCGTCAAAGAGTGCTGCACTTGGCCGGAGCAAACGACAGCATCTCGTTCCGGACGTCGTAGAGGATGTGCATGTTCTGCTGCTGGTAGTTTCCGAACGTGCTCATGGCGCCGTCCGTCTGGTTCCGCATGGCCAGGCACCAGACGCCGGAGCCCGAGATCATGTAGCTGTCCGCGGGGAGCACCATGTCCGCGCCGTCAAAGTGGAGGGTCATGCTCGGCATGGCCGGTGGCGCCGACGTCGGAGTCGGCAGCGCGTAGCACAGGTCGAGCCCCGTGGAGTCCGACCCGTCGATGGCGGGCAGCGTCACCAGGGACTGCACCGCGGCGCGGACCTGCTGGTACGCGGCGTTGACCAGCGAGGTGATGGTCGTGCCGGAGTCGATGATGAGGCCGCCTGTGCCGTCGGCTTTCAGGGAGAAGGCGTCTGGAGAGATGGACAGCGCCTTCGCGCCGAGGGATATGCCGGTGAGGTTGAGGTAGTAGTAGGTGCTCATGGGCGCCTTGGCCGGGCTAGCGACGAACGGCGTGGAGCGGACGCCGGTGCCGTTGAGCGCCGCCGACGGGCCGAGGAGGAGCGTGCTGGTGCTGTTAGTGTCCTGGAACGGCGTGAGGCAGTAGGAGAACCTGCCGGCGCCGAGCTGCGAGACGAGCGACAGGCTGCCCCTGCCCAGGCCGACGAGCCCCGCCGAGCCGTTCCAGTCGCTGCTGCTGGCGTTGCTGCAGCCGAAGGCGATGCCGGGGACGCGGGCCTGGTCGGCGGCCGCCGAGCCG encodes:
- the LOC8084073 gene encoding aspartic proteinase nepenthesin-1, which gives rise to MSSSTSQMASLAVLVFLVVCATLASGAASVRVGLTRIHSDPDITAPEFVRDALRRDMHRQQSRSLFGRELAESDGTTVSARTRKDLPNGGEYLMTLSIGTPPLSYPAIADTGSDLIWTQCAPCSGDQCFAQPAPLYNPASSTTFGVLPCNSSLSMCAGVLAGKAPPPGCACMYNQTYGTGWTAGVQGSETFTFGSAAADQARVPGIAFGCSNASSSDWNGSAGLVGLGRGSLSLVSQLGAGRFSYCLTPFQDTNSTSTLLLGPSAALNGTGVRSTPFVASPAKAPMSTYYYLNLTGISLGAKALSISPDAFSLKADGTGGLIIDSGTTITSLVNAAYQQVRAAVQSLVTLPAIDGSDSTGLDLCYALPTPTSAPPAMPSMTLHFDGADMVLPADSYMISGSGVWCLAMRNQTDGAMSTFGNYQQQNMHILYDVRNEMLSFAPAKCSTL